Proteins found in one Planctomycetaceae bacterium genomic segment:
- a CDS encoding 3'-5' exonuclease — protein MNANNCSNMHTQLTALLAPVRHYDSWIAFDCETTGLPPRGRLIELGAIHFNRNQNVISEFHEFAKPPHRLPQFITQLTGIRNEQLRNAPPACDVIDRFVRWLPPDVPLIAHNICFDLQILAIEVPGCDRILSNRLAVDSLTIARSMHEFPNCRLETIAHSLNAASFGKGHRVLTDARVVQALFLHALSKSFNSRLE, from the coding sequence ATGAATGCAAACAACTGCTCAAATATGCACACCCAACTGACAGCCCTTCTTGCTCCCGTTCGACACTATGACTCATGGATTGCATTTGACTGCGAAACAACCGGCCTTCCTCCCAGAGGGCGACTGATTGAACTGGGTGCCATCCATTTCAATCGCAACCAGAACGTGATTTCTGAGTTTCATGAATTCGCCAAACCACCGCATCGGTTACCGCAATTCATCACTCAGCTCACCGGGATCAGAAATGAACAACTCAGAAACGCACCACCTGCCTGTGATGTTATCGATCGGTTTGTTCGGTGGCTTCCGCCCGACGTTCCACTGATCGCACACAATATCTGCTTCGATCTCCAGATCCTTGCGATTGAAGTGCCAGGCTGTGATCGCATACTTTCCAATCGGTTAGCAGTCGATTCACTGACCATTGCTCGGTCCATGCACGAGTTTCCCAATTGCCGTCTGGAAACCATCGCGCATTCGCTGAATGCCGCTTCTTTCGGGAAAGGACATCGTGTGCTCACCGACGCGCGAGTTGTTCAGGCCTTATTCTTACATGCACTTTCGAAGTCCTTCAATTCCCGTCTTGAATGA